The DNA window CGCTGTTATAAAGGCTATCGCGAAGATGACTGCCAGTGCAGGCAGTGTGGCAAATACAGGAGCAAACCCCACAGCCTGTATGCCTCCCATGGACCATCTCATCATTCTGAAAGTATCGATGTAACCGCCCGTGAACTGGATCATCATGTTAAGACTCCCAAAAAGGAAACTCATCGCAACTCCGGCAAGGAGCAGTGTCGCTTCAGACATGCCGCCCCGTCTTAGGTTGCCTGCGGCATATATTGCAAACGTTGCAGCCAGAGCACCTACAAATGCAGCCAGCGAGAGTCCCGATACTGCGTTAAAAAGCGAAAAGACTATACCTGTCCTTATGTATACGACAGCTCCAAACGCAGCTCCTGTTGATACCCCGAGCATATCCGGAGAGGCCAGCGGGTTTCTGAAAAGGGCCTGGAAGATCAGGCCGCAGAGGGCCAGAGTTGAACCCGTTATCCATCCAAGCAGGACACGCGGAACCCTCAGGTCCCACATTATCCGCATGATATTCTCGTCTCCGCCGCCCAAAAGATCGGAGATGCTTATCTGCTGCATACCAATAAAGGGCGCCACAGCAACTACCGCGAGCGAAAAGATAAAGAGAAGGGGCATGGACATGCGCTTCACCTTACAAACCCCCTCGGTGCTACATAGGGCATAAGCTGTCCCTCTGAACGGAAGCCTTCAAATTCCGTCTCGAATATCTCCGACAAGAGGTCTTTTTCAAGAAGCTCCCCGCTGTGGCCTTGCCAGACCATATTGCCGCGTTTTATGGCAAGTATCTCGTCCGCTCCATGGAGGGCAAGATTTATATCATGTGTCACCAGGAGGATCGTCATCCCCTGGTCCCTGTTGACCCTCTCGATAAGTTCCAGGGTCTCGACCTGATGCCTGTAATCAAGGAAGCTCGTGGGCTCATCCAGAAAAAGTATGTCCGTGCTCTGTGCCAGGGCAGCCGCAATAAGGGCCTTCTGGCGTTCTCCTCCGCTGAGGCTGTTTAGCTGACGGTCTGCAATGTTCGTTACCCCTGCCGTTTCAAGGGATCTGTCTATTATCGCCCTGTCCTCGACAGTCTCGCCTCCGATCG is part of the Synergistetes bacterium HGW-Synergistetes-1 genome and encodes:
- a CDS encoding ABC transporter ATP-binding protein; translated protein: MVNGSDFLHVEGLSLELGGASILEDISFSLGKGRYLGIIGPNGAGKSSLLKCIGCLYKNFTGRVSLEGDPLSSLSERLLARRIAWVHQTGSDSLPFTVREFALMSRYPWQKAIGGETVEDRAIIDRSLETAGVTNIADRQLNSLSGGERQKALIAAALAQSTDILFLDEPTSFLDYRHQVETLELIERVNRDQGMTILLVTHDINLALHGADEILAIKRGNMVWQGHSGELLEKDLLSEIFETEFEGFRSEGQLMPYVAPRGFVR
- a CDS encoding iron ABC transporter permease, producing MSMPLLFIFSLAVVAVAPFIGMQQISISDLLGGGDENIMRIMWDLRVPRVLLGWITGSTLALCGLIFQALFRNPLASPDMLGVSTGAAFGAVVYIRTGIVFSLFNAVSGLSLAAFVGALAATFAIYAAGNLRRGGMSEATLLLAGVAMSFLFGSLNMMIQFTGGYIDTFRMMRWSMGGIQAVGFAPVFATLPALAVIFAIAFITAPELNLFVCGEDIAASRGVSVVKLRRLLFFSVSIVIGINVATCGPIGFVGLLGPHICRKFVGTDHRKLAVASLLFGGAFLVLCDTAARMLWAPAEVPVGVLTSCIGSIFFLWLLVRAKRNF